One Salmo salar chromosome ssa01, Ssal_v3.1, whole genome shotgun sequence DNA window includes the following coding sequences:
- the LOC106603742 gene encoding putative Polycomb group protein ASXL2 isoform X1: MRERQKKKKGRTWAEAAKTVLEKYPNTPMSHKEILQVIQRERLKEISGTSPLACLNAMLHTNSRGEEGIFYKVPGRMGVYTLKKDIGDAVKELSEEGSEEDDSDNLSDSQSTENNNYTNNQEGMRGQWRRRAPSKQMLSKDPKRHKSKDNSYVASTLSSDPSSPQPRCSSPSVPSSKLISPSQKHSKKALKQALKQQRNQRRQGGMPTTSSPRLLIKNVKDMADTIATKTDSCPASGTRKMSQRSSRLSARQLKRTKCAEIDVETPDSILVNTNLRALINKHTFSVLPTECQQKLLTLLPEVDQQVLDTACMDGLLKVTSSALNNEFFTSAAQSWKERLAEGEFTPELQLRMRQEIEKEKKVEYWKESFFESYYGENSGLSLEESKELLESGLSLELSATKPQLSPPTQPSPAGQALQDPKVPENSCHTRSSERRLRSSSLPINPTCKPIDSPCKPIEPPSKPIEPSKPRPEPEPVHEETVPVPPVVPPVILPKNVQKTLAVEYPRHRTRSRGLSLPIMAVEAPVVRRQDVMDSTSMVTPLGEKQMEEEEQELKEAQPETPHSPEIPQSPALESPPEVCCKKELRSSLPTDLSKPEPLGLDEHSGERREDVAPERGASVSVSVTPVSTPLSTPVSTPVSTPLSTPVSTPVSTPVSTPVSTPLSTPISSHVSTPISTTPPPEPLKRKSSSSEQEVELTPEKRARITPPTVSVVTSPAATITTAQRVPPLKIPVSRILSVPASPTQVSPRTPLPVPLSPGPSPGRTGARTLADIKAKAQLARAQRAAAAAAASSSSKGAVPGPGPGGGNVEHRASAQTLHSRPPSSTQSQSTTRLSVSSITGQSTCQSPDAVTTPAHSSSVQSSGSSVPFDLSLSQRSSNTGRASLTDDQQRGYSDGLMNPGSLMGPQHGNIQHTSYPPGPQSTSSYTSSVCGVKSQYVSGVSGSSMAARAIHFIPANNPLVTSLLQGKEVPLEQILPKPLAKADVQMAQAKCHDDKGTIKSHSNAGTASGENKSQYLHAGGVEDYSRSEQQGSIGQSTSTIPGTRAGMLAELQCHQRETPNKDIQEQILQALLHRATHQHQNQPFGVSGGAQPAQFGACNLGHQECGDHPRFSAGFPGRKRMSRPALSGHYLLNVSTYGRGSESSKRFHPLTTANTSLTPLANLKREHIGGEAG; encoded by the exons atgagggagagacagaagaaaaagaaggggAGGACATGGGCAGAAGCTGCTAAGACG GTATTAGAAAAGTACCCCAACACACCTATGAGCCACAAAGAGATCCTACAGGTGATCCAGagggagagactgaaagagattAG TGGTACTTCCCCGCTGGCCTGTCTCAATGCTATGCTCCACACCAACTCTCGCGGTGAAGAAGGGATCTTCTACAAAGTACCTGGACGAATGGGGGTCTACACACTGAAG aAGGACATTGGGGACGCGGTGAAGGAGCTGTCTGAGGAGGGGTCCGAGGAGGACGATAGTGATAATTTGTCTGATTCCCAGAGCACAGAGAACAACAACTACACTAACAACCAGGAGGGCATGAGGggacagtggaggaggagag CTCCATCAAAGCAAATGCTATCAAAAGACCCAAAAAGACACAAGTCAAAGGATAACAGCTACG TGGCCTCCACGCTGTCTTCTGATCCGTCGTCTCCTCAGCCGCGTTGttcatctccctctgtccccagTAGCAAGCTCATCTCTCCCTCACAGAAACATAGCAAGAAGGCTCTCAAACAG GCCCTGAAGCAGCAGAGGAACCAGCGGAGACAGGGGGGCATGCCCACCACCTCCAGCCCAAGACTGCTCATCAAGAACGTGAAGGACATGGCTGACACCATTGCCACTAAGACCG ACTCCTGTCCTGCTTCTGGTACCAGGAAGATGTCTCAGAGGTCCAGTCGACTCAGTGCAC GGCAACTGAAGCGTACCAAGTGTGCAGAGATAGACGTTGAGACACCAGACTCTATCCTGGTTAACACCAACCTGCGTGCCCTGATCAACAAACACACCTTCTCTGTCCTGCCCACAGAGTGCCAACAGAAGCTACTCACACTGCTGCCTGAGGTCGACCAACAGGTACTAGACACC GCCTGTATGGATGGTCTGTTAAAGGTCACCAGTTCTGCCTTGAACAATGAGTTTTTCACATCAGCAGCTCAGTCCTGGAAAGAACGACTGGCAGAAG GTGAGTTCACTCCTGAGTTGCAGCTGAGAATGCGTCAGGAGATTGAAAAGGAGAAGAAGGTGGAGTATTGGAAGGAAAGTTTCTTTGAGAGCTACTATGGTGAAAA CTCTGGACTCAGCTTAGAGGAATCCAAAGAGCTGCTTGAGTCTGGTCTCAGTCTGGAGCTCTCAGCCACCAAACCCCAGTTGTCTCCTCCAACTCAGCCAAGTCCTGCTGGCCAAGCACTGCAAGATCCCAAGGTCCCTGAGAACAGCTGCCATACTCGTTCTTCAGAGAGGAGGCTCCGATCATCATCACTGCCTATAAACCCTACATGTAAACCCATAGATTCTCCATGTAAACCAATAGAACCTCCATCTAAACCCATAGAGCCTTCCAAGCCAAGACCGGAACCAGAGCCTGTTCACGAAGAAACAGTACCAGTCCCACCCGTTGTCCCACCAGTTATATTACCGAAAAATGTACAGAAGACACTGGCGGTTGAGTACCCCAGACACAGGACTCGTAGCAGAGGTTTATCCCTGCCTATAATGGCAGTGGAGGCACCTGTTGTGAGGAGACAGGACGTGATGGACTCAACCTCAATGGTTACTCCACTTGGGGAGAagcagatggaggaagaggaacaggagctgaaAGAAGCTCAGCCGGAGACCCCCCATTCCCCTGAGATCCCACAGTCCCCTGCCCTGGAGAGTCCTCCAGAGGTTTGCTGCAAGAAGGAGCTCAGGTCATCACTGCCGACCGACCTTTCAAAGCCAGAGCCTCTGGGCTTGGACGAGCacagtggggagaggagggaagatgtTGCACCAGAGAGAGGTGCCTCAGTCTCAGTGTCAGTCACCCCCGtatccacccctctatccactcCCGTATCCACCCCCGtatccacccctctatccacccccgtATCCACCCCCGTATCCACCCCCGTATCCACCCCTGTATCCACCCCTCTATCTACTCCTATATCCAGCCATGTATCTACCCCCATATCCACCACCCCACCCCCAGAGCCGTTGAAAAGGAAGTCCTCATCCAGTGAACAGGAAGTAGAGCTGACTCCAGAGAAGAGGGCCCGCATCACTCCACCGACAGTATCTGTGGTAACCTCTCCAGCAGCCACCATAACAACAGCACAGAGAGTGCCTCCGCTTAAG ATTCCTGTGTCACGAATCCTATCGGTCCCTGCATCTCCAACCCAGGTGTCCCCCAGgacacctctccctgtccccctcagcCCTGGCCCCAGCCCCGGACGCACTGGTGCTCGCACTCTGGCTGACATCAAGGCTAAAGCCCAGCTAGCCCGGGCCCAGCGTGCAGCAGCAGCTGCTGCAGCCAGCTCCTCCTCTAAAGGTGCAGTACCAGGCCCAGGACCAGGAGGAGGCAATGTAGAGCATAGAGCTTCAGCCCAGACCCTCCACTccagacccccctcctccacccagtCTCAGTCAACCACCAGGCTGTCAGTAAGTAGCATCACTGGTCAATCTACCTGTCAATCACCTGATGCAGTCACCACACCAGCCCACTCCAGTTCGGTCCAATCATCAGGCTCCTCTGTGCCCTTTGACCTTAGCCTGTCTCAAAGAAGCTCCAACACCGGTAGAGCGTCTCTCACTGATGACCAACAGAGAGGCTACTCCGATGGTCTGATGAACCCAGGTTCTCTGATGGGACCTCAACATGGGAACATTCAACATACGTCATACCCACCAGGTCCCCAGTCAACCTCTAGCTACACTTCATCTGTGTGTGGTGTGAAGAGCCAGTATGTATCTGGTGTATCTGGAAGCTCCATGGCAGCTAGGGCTATCCACTTTATCCCAGCCAACAACCCTCTGGTCACATCTCTCCTCCAGGGGAAAGAGGTCCCTCTGGAACAGATCCTCCCCAAGCCTCTGGCCAAGGCCGATGTCCAGATGGCCCAGGCCAAATGCCATGATGACAAAGGGACGATAAAGTCTCACAGCAATGCTGGAACAGCCAGTGGTGAGAATAAGAGCCAATACCTACACGCTGGTGGTGTGGAGGACTACAGTAGATCTGAACAGCAAGGATCCATAGGCCAGTCCACTTCCACCATACCTGGAACAAGAGCAGGAATGTTGGCAGAGCTCCAGTGCCATCAAAGGGAAACACCTAACAAAGACATCCAGGAACAGATCCTTCAGGCTCTGTTGCACAGGGCCACCCACCAGCACCAGAACCAGCCATTTGGGGTCTCAGGTGGAGCTCAGCCTGCACAGTTCGGAGCTTGTAATCTGGGGCACCAGGAGTGTGGGGACCATCCCCGGTTCTCCGCAGGGTTCCCTGGACGGAAGAGGATGTCCAGGCCTGCCCTGTCAGGGCACTACCTCCTCAATGTCTCCACGTACGGACGAGGCTCAGAGAGCAGTAAACGCTTCCACCCATTGACCACGGCTAACACCTCACTGACCCCACTGGCCAATCTGAAGAGAGAGCACATTGGGGGGGAGGCTGGCTAA
- the LOC106603742 gene encoding putative Polycomb group protein ASXL2 isoform X3 — translation MRERQKKKKGRTWAEAAKTVLEKYPNTPMSHKEILQVIQRERLKEIRSGTSPLACLNAMLHTNSRGEEGIFYKVPGRMGVYTLKKDIGDAVKELSEEGSEEDDSDNLSDSQSTENNNYTNNQEGMRGQWRRRVASTLSSDPSSPQPRCSSPSVPSSKLISPSQKHSKKALKQALKQQRNQRRQGGMPTTSSPRLLIKNVKDMADTIATKTDSCPASGTRKMSQRSSRLSARQLKRTKCAEIDVETPDSILVNTNLRALINKHTFSVLPTECQQKLLTLLPEVDQQVLDTACMDGLLKVTSSALNNEFFTSAAQSWKERLAEGEFTPELQLRMRQEIEKEKKVEYWKESFFESYYGENSGLSLEESKELLESGLSLELSATKPQLSPPTQPSPAGQALQDPKVPENSCHTRSSERRLRSSSLPINPTCKPIDSPCKPIEPPSKPIEPSKPRPEPEPVHEETVPVPPVVPPVILPKNVQKTLAVEYPRHRTRSRGLSLPIMAVEAPVVRRQDVMDSTSMVTPLGEKQMEEEEQELKEAQPETPHSPEIPQSPALESPPEVCCKKELRSSLPTDLSKPEPLGLDEHSGERREDVAPERGASVSVSVTPVSTPLSTPVSTPVSTPLSTPVSTPVSTPVSTPVSTPLSTPISSHVSTPISTTPPPEPLKRKSSSSEQEVELTPEKRARITPPTVSVVTSPAATITTAQRVPPLKIPVSRILSVPASPTQVSPRTPLPVPLSPGPSPGRTGARTLADIKAKAQLARAQRAAAAAAASSSSKGAVPGPGPGGGNVEHRASAQTLHSRPPSSTQSQSTTRLSVSSITGQSTCQSPDAVTTPAHSSSVQSSGSSVPFDLSLSQRSSNTGRASLTDDQQRGYSDGLMNPGSLMGPQHGNIQHTSYPPGPQSTSSYTSSVCGVKSQYVSGVSGSSMAARAIHFIPANNPLVTSLLQGKEVPLEQILPKPLAKADVQMAQAKCHDDKGTIKSHSNAGTASGENKSQYLHAGGVEDYSRSEQQGSIGQSTSTIPGTRAGMLAELQCHQRETPNKDIQEQILQALLHRATHQHQNQPFGVSGGAQPAQFGACNLGHQECGDHPRFSAGFPGRKRMSRPALSGHYLLNVSTYGRGSESSKRFHPLTTANTSLTPLANLKREHIGGEAG, via the exons atgagggagagacagaagaaaaagaaggggAGGACATGGGCAGAAGCTGCTAAGACG GTATTAGAAAAGTACCCCAACACACCTATGAGCCACAAAGAGATCCTACAGGTGATCCAGagggagagactgaaagagattAG AAG TGGTACTTCCCCGCTGGCCTGTCTCAATGCTATGCTCCACACCAACTCTCGCGGTGAAGAAGGGATCTTCTACAAAGTACCTGGACGAATGGGGGTCTACACACTGAAG aAGGACATTGGGGACGCGGTGAAGGAGCTGTCTGAGGAGGGGTCCGAGGAGGACGATAGTGATAATTTGTCTGATTCCCAGAGCACAGAGAACAACAACTACACTAACAACCAGGAGGGCATGAGGggacagtggaggaggagag TGGCCTCCACGCTGTCTTCTGATCCGTCGTCTCCTCAGCCGCGTTGttcatctccctctgtccccagTAGCAAGCTCATCTCTCCCTCACAGAAACATAGCAAGAAGGCTCTCAAACAG GCCCTGAAGCAGCAGAGGAACCAGCGGAGACAGGGGGGCATGCCCACCACCTCCAGCCCAAGACTGCTCATCAAGAACGTGAAGGACATGGCTGACACCATTGCCACTAAGACCG ACTCCTGTCCTGCTTCTGGTACCAGGAAGATGTCTCAGAGGTCCAGTCGACTCAGTGCAC GGCAACTGAAGCGTACCAAGTGTGCAGAGATAGACGTTGAGACACCAGACTCTATCCTGGTTAACACCAACCTGCGTGCCCTGATCAACAAACACACCTTCTCTGTCCTGCCCACAGAGTGCCAACAGAAGCTACTCACACTGCTGCCTGAGGTCGACCAACAGGTACTAGACACC GCCTGTATGGATGGTCTGTTAAAGGTCACCAGTTCTGCCTTGAACAATGAGTTTTTCACATCAGCAGCTCAGTCCTGGAAAGAACGACTGGCAGAAG GTGAGTTCACTCCTGAGTTGCAGCTGAGAATGCGTCAGGAGATTGAAAAGGAGAAGAAGGTGGAGTATTGGAAGGAAAGTTTCTTTGAGAGCTACTATGGTGAAAA CTCTGGACTCAGCTTAGAGGAATCCAAAGAGCTGCTTGAGTCTGGTCTCAGTCTGGAGCTCTCAGCCACCAAACCCCAGTTGTCTCCTCCAACTCAGCCAAGTCCTGCTGGCCAAGCACTGCAAGATCCCAAGGTCCCTGAGAACAGCTGCCATACTCGTTCTTCAGAGAGGAGGCTCCGATCATCATCACTGCCTATAAACCCTACATGTAAACCCATAGATTCTCCATGTAAACCAATAGAACCTCCATCTAAACCCATAGAGCCTTCCAAGCCAAGACCGGAACCAGAGCCTGTTCACGAAGAAACAGTACCAGTCCCACCCGTTGTCCCACCAGTTATATTACCGAAAAATGTACAGAAGACACTGGCGGTTGAGTACCCCAGACACAGGACTCGTAGCAGAGGTTTATCCCTGCCTATAATGGCAGTGGAGGCACCTGTTGTGAGGAGACAGGACGTGATGGACTCAACCTCAATGGTTACTCCACTTGGGGAGAagcagatggaggaagaggaacaggagctgaaAGAAGCTCAGCCGGAGACCCCCCATTCCCCTGAGATCCCACAGTCCCCTGCCCTGGAGAGTCCTCCAGAGGTTTGCTGCAAGAAGGAGCTCAGGTCATCACTGCCGACCGACCTTTCAAAGCCAGAGCCTCTGGGCTTGGACGAGCacagtggggagaggagggaagatgtTGCACCAGAGAGAGGTGCCTCAGTCTCAGTGTCAGTCACCCCCGtatccacccctctatccactcCCGTATCCACCCCCGtatccacccctctatccacccccgtATCCACCCCCGTATCCACCCCCGTATCCACCCCTGTATCCACCCCTCTATCTACTCCTATATCCAGCCATGTATCTACCCCCATATCCACCACCCCACCCCCAGAGCCGTTGAAAAGGAAGTCCTCATCCAGTGAACAGGAAGTAGAGCTGACTCCAGAGAAGAGGGCCCGCATCACTCCACCGACAGTATCTGTGGTAACCTCTCCAGCAGCCACCATAACAACAGCACAGAGAGTGCCTCCGCTTAAG ATTCCTGTGTCACGAATCCTATCGGTCCCTGCATCTCCAACCCAGGTGTCCCCCAGgacacctctccctgtccccctcagcCCTGGCCCCAGCCCCGGACGCACTGGTGCTCGCACTCTGGCTGACATCAAGGCTAAAGCCCAGCTAGCCCGGGCCCAGCGTGCAGCAGCAGCTGCTGCAGCCAGCTCCTCCTCTAAAGGTGCAGTACCAGGCCCAGGACCAGGAGGAGGCAATGTAGAGCATAGAGCTTCAGCCCAGACCCTCCACTccagacccccctcctccacccagtCTCAGTCAACCACCAGGCTGTCAGTAAGTAGCATCACTGGTCAATCTACCTGTCAATCACCTGATGCAGTCACCACACCAGCCCACTCCAGTTCGGTCCAATCATCAGGCTCCTCTGTGCCCTTTGACCTTAGCCTGTCTCAAAGAAGCTCCAACACCGGTAGAGCGTCTCTCACTGATGACCAACAGAGAGGCTACTCCGATGGTCTGATGAACCCAGGTTCTCTGATGGGACCTCAACATGGGAACATTCAACATACGTCATACCCACCAGGTCCCCAGTCAACCTCTAGCTACACTTCATCTGTGTGTGGTGTGAAGAGCCAGTATGTATCTGGTGTATCTGGAAGCTCCATGGCAGCTAGGGCTATCCACTTTATCCCAGCCAACAACCCTCTGGTCACATCTCTCCTCCAGGGGAAAGAGGTCCCTCTGGAACAGATCCTCCCCAAGCCTCTGGCCAAGGCCGATGTCCAGATGGCCCAGGCCAAATGCCATGATGACAAAGGGACGATAAAGTCTCACAGCAATGCTGGAACAGCCAGTGGTGAGAATAAGAGCCAATACCTACACGCTGGTGGTGTGGAGGACTACAGTAGATCTGAACAGCAAGGATCCATAGGCCAGTCCACTTCCACCATACCTGGAACAAGAGCAGGAATGTTGGCAGAGCTCCAGTGCCATCAAAGGGAAACACCTAACAAAGACATCCAGGAACAGATCCTTCAGGCTCTGTTGCACAGGGCCACCCACCAGCACCAGAACCAGCCATTTGGGGTCTCAGGTGGAGCTCAGCCTGCACAGTTCGGAGCTTGTAATCTGGGGCACCAGGAGTGTGGGGACCATCCCCGGTTCTCCGCAGGGTTCCCTGGACGGAAGAGGATGTCCAGGCCTGCCCTGTCAGGGCACTACCTCCTCAATGTCTCCACGTACGGACGAGGCTCAGAGAGCAGTAAACGCTTCCACCCATTGACCACGGCTAACACCTCACTGACCCCACTGGCCAATCTGAAGAGAGAGCACATTGGGGGGGAGGCTGGCTAA
- the LOC106603742 gene encoding putative Polycomb group protein ASXL2 isoform X2, which yields MRERQKKKKGRTWAEAAKTVLEKYPNTPMSHKEILQVIQRERLKEIRSGTSPLACLNAMLHTNSRGEEGIFYKVPGRMGVYTLKKDIGDAVKELSEEGSEEDDSDNLSDSQSTENNNYTNNQEGMRGQWRRRAPSKQMLSKDPKRHKSKDNSYVASTLSSDPSSPQPRCSSPSVPSSKLISPSQKHSKKALKQALKQQRNQRRQGGMPTTSSPRLLIKNVKDMADTIATKTDSCPASGTRKMSQRSSRLSARQLKRTKCAEIDVETPDSILVNTNLRALINKHTFSVLPTECQQKLLTLLPEVDQQACMDGLLKVTSSALNNEFFTSAAQSWKERLAEGEFTPELQLRMRQEIEKEKKVEYWKESFFESYYGENSGLSLEESKELLESGLSLELSATKPQLSPPTQPSPAGQALQDPKVPENSCHTRSSERRLRSSSLPINPTCKPIDSPCKPIEPPSKPIEPSKPRPEPEPVHEETVPVPPVVPPVILPKNVQKTLAVEYPRHRTRSRGLSLPIMAVEAPVVRRQDVMDSTSMVTPLGEKQMEEEEQELKEAQPETPHSPEIPQSPALESPPEVCCKKELRSSLPTDLSKPEPLGLDEHSGERREDVAPERGASVSVSVTPVSTPLSTPVSTPVSTPLSTPVSTPVSTPVSTPVSTPLSTPISSHVSTPISTTPPPEPLKRKSSSSEQEVELTPEKRARITPPTVSVVTSPAATITTAQRVPPLKIPVSRILSVPASPTQVSPRTPLPVPLSPGPSPGRTGARTLADIKAKAQLARAQRAAAAAAASSSSKGAVPGPGPGGGNVEHRASAQTLHSRPPSSTQSQSTTRLSVSSITGQSTCQSPDAVTTPAHSSSVQSSGSSVPFDLSLSQRSSNTGRASLTDDQQRGYSDGLMNPGSLMGPQHGNIQHTSYPPGPQSTSSYTSSVCGVKSQYVSGVSGSSMAARAIHFIPANNPLVTSLLQGKEVPLEQILPKPLAKADVQMAQAKCHDDKGTIKSHSNAGTASGENKSQYLHAGGVEDYSRSEQQGSIGQSTSTIPGTRAGMLAELQCHQRETPNKDIQEQILQALLHRATHQHQNQPFGVSGGAQPAQFGACNLGHQECGDHPRFSAGFPGRKRMSRPALSGHYLLNVSTYGRGSESSKRFHPLTTANTSLTPLANLKREHIGGEAG from the exons atgagggagagacagaagaaaaagaaggggAGGACATGGGCAGAAGCTGCTAAGACG GTATTAGAAAAGTACCCCAACACACCTATGAGCCACAAAGAGATCCTACAGGTGATCCAGagggagagactgaaagagattAG AAG TGGTACTTCCCCGCTGGCCTGTCTCAATGCTATGCTCCACACCAACTCTCGCGGTGAAGAAGGGATCTTCTACAAAGTACCTGGACGAATGGGGGTCTACACACTGAAG aAGGACATTGGGGACGCGGTGAAGGAGCTGTCTGAGGAGGGGTCCGAGGAGGACGATAGTGATAATTTGTCTGATTCCCAGAGCACAGAGAACAACAACTACACTAACAACCAGGAGGGCATGAGGggacagtggaggaggagag CTCCATCAAAGCAAATGCTATCAAAAGACCCAAAAAGACACAAGTCAAAGGATAACAGCTACG TGGCCTCCACGCTGTCTTCTGATCCGTCGTCTCCTCAGCCGCGTTGttcatctccctctgtccccagTAGCAAGCTCATCTCTCCCTCACAGAAACATAGCAAGAAGGCTCTCAAACAG GCCCTGAAGCAGCAGAGGAACCAGCGGAGACAGGGGGGCATGCCCACCACCTCCAGCCCAAGACTGCTCATCAAGAACGTGAAGGACATGGCTGACACCATTGCCACTAAGACCG ACTCCTGTCCTGCTTCTGGTACCAGGAAGATGTCTCAGAGGTCCAGTCGACTCAGTGCAC GGCAACTGAAGCGTACCAAGTGTGCAGAGATAGACGTTGAGACACCAGACTCTATCCTGGTTAACACCAACCTGCGTGCCCTGATCAACAAACACACCTTCTCTGTCCTGCCCACAGAGTGCCAACAGAAGCTACTCACACTGCTGCCTGAGGTCGACCAACAG GCCTGTATGGATGGTCTGTTAAAGGTCACCAGTTCTGCCTTGAACAATGAGTTTTTCACATCAGCAGCTCAGTCCTGGAAAGAACGACTGGCAGAAG GTGAGTTCACTCCTGAGTTGCAGCTGAGAATGCGTCAGGAGATTGAAAAGGAGAAGAAGGTGGAGTATTGGAAGGAAAGTTTCTTTGAGAGCTACTATGGTGAAAA CTCTGGACTCAGCTTAGAGGAATCCAAAGAGCTGCTTGAGTCTGGTCTCAGTCTGGAGCTCTCAGCCACCAAACCCCAGTTGTCTCCTCCAACTCAGCCAAGTCCTGCTGGCCAAGCACTGCAAGATCCCAAGGTCCCTGAGAACAGCTGCCATACTCGTTCTTCAGAGAGGAGGCTCCGATCATCATCACTGCCTATAAACCCTACATGTAAACCCATAGATTCTCCATGTAAACCAATAGAACCTCCATCTAAACCCATAGAGCCTTCCAAGCCAAGACCGGAACCAGAGCCTGTTCACGAAGAAACAGTACCAGTCCCACCCGTTGTCCCACCAGTTATATTACCGAAAAATGTACAGAAGACACTGGCGGTTGAGTACCCCAGACACAGGACTCGTAGCAGAGGTTTATCCCTGCCTATAATGGCAGTGGAGGCACCTGTTGTGAGGAGACAGGACGTGATGGACTCAACCTCAATGGTTACTCCACTTGGGGAGAagcagatggaggaagaggaacaggagctgaaAGAAGCTCAGCCGGAGACCCCCCATTCCCCTGAGATCCCACAGTCCCCTGCCCTGGAGAGTCCTCCAGAGGTTTGCTGCAAGAAGGAGCTCAGGTCATCACTGCCGACCGACCTTTCAAAGCCAGAGCCTCTGGGCTTGGACGAGCacagtggggagaggagggaagatgtTGCACCAGAGAGAGGTGCCTCAGTCTCAGTGTCAGTCACCCCCGtatccacccctctatccactcCCGTATCCACCCCCGtatccacccctctatccacccccgtATCCACCCCCGTATCCACCCCCGTATCCACCCCTGTATCCACCCCTCTATCTACTCCTATATCCAGCCATGTATCTACCCCCATATCCACCACCCCACCCCCAGAGCCGTTGAAAAGGAAGTCCTCATCCAGTGAACAGGAAGTAGAGCTGACTCCAGAGAAGAGGGCCCGCATCACTCCACCGACAGTATCTGTGGTAACCTCTCCAGCAGCCACCATAACAACAGCACAGAGAGTGCCTCCGCTTAAG ATTCCTGTGTCACGAATCCTATCGGTCCCTGCATCTCCAACCCAGGTGTCCCCCAGgacacctctccctgtccccctcagcCCTGGCCCCAGCCCCGGACGCACTGGTGCTCGCACTCTGGCTGACATCAAGGCTAAAGCCCAGCTAGCCCGGGCCCAGCGTGCAGCAGCAGCTGCTGCAGCCAGCTCCTCCTCTAAAGGTGCAGTACCAGGCCCAGGACCAGGAGGAGGCAATGTAGAGCATAGAGCTTCAGCCCAGACCCTCCACTccagacccccctcctccacccagtCTCAGTCAACCACCAGGCTGTCAGTAAGTAGCATCACTGGTCAATCTACCTGTCAATCACCTGATGCAGTCACCACACCAGCCCACTCCAGTTCGGTCCAATCATCAGGCTCCTCTGTGCCCTTTGACCTTAGCCTGTCTCAAAGAAGCTCCAACACCGGTAGAGCGTCTCTCACTGATGACCAACAGAGAGGCTACTCCGATGGTCTGATGAACCCAGGTTCTCTGATGGGACCTCAACATGGGAACATTCAACATACGTCATACCCACCAGGTCCCCAGTCAACCTCTAGCTACACTTCATCTGTGTGTGGTGTGAAGAGCCAGTATGTATCTGGTGTATCTGGAAGCTCCATGGCAGCTAGGGCTATCCACTTTATCCCAGCCAACAACCCTCTGGTCACATCTCTCCTCCAGGGGAAAGAGGTCCCTCTGGAACAGATCCTCCCCAAGCCTCTGGCCAAGGCCGATGTCCAGATGGCCCAGGCCAAATGCCATGATGACAAAGGGACGATAAAGTCTCACAGCAATGCTGGAACAGCCAGTGGTGAGAATAAGAGCCAATACCTACACGCTGGTGGTGTGGAGGACTACAGTAGATCTGAACAGCAAGGATCCATAGGCCAGTCCACTTCCACCATACCTGGAACAAGAGCAGGAATGTTGGCAGAGCTCCAGTGCCATCAAAGGGAAACACCTAACAAAGACATCCAGGAACAGATCCTTCAGGCTCTGTTGCACAGGGCCACCCACCAGCACCAGAACCAGCCATTTGGGGTCTCAGGTGGAGCTCAGCCTGCACAGTTCGGAGCTTGTAATCTGGGGCACCAGGAGTGTGGGGACCATCCCCGGTTCTCCGCAGGGTTCCCTGGACGGAAGAGGATGTCCAGGCCTGCCCTGTCAGGGCACTACCTCCTCAATGTCTCCACGTACGGACGAGGCTCAGAGAGCAGTAAACGCTTCCACCCATTGACCACGGCTAACACCTCACTGACCCCACTGGCCAATCTGAAGAGAGAGCACATTGGGGGGGAGGCTGGCTAA